A region from the Cannabis sativa cultivar Pink pepper isolate KNU-18-1 chromosome 9, ASM2916894v1, whole genome shotgun sequence genome encodes:
- the LOC115723725 gene encoding transcriptional regulator SUPERMAN-like, with amino-acid sequence MEPNKQGSDTTTSSEENDNSGVVSRSVDESGSGGGGGKRSYECTYCKRGFTNAQALGGHMNIHRKDRAKAKQQNPTFTTTCSNNYQAEMGLAGNSPFTTTFSANRSAAAWTSSSTHPQQPPSHHHGMYYQPSHDIYGGPVNYGHYNINHEFGLRGINGHDPSNLGLNHEDDLGNLSLRMNSGSSYLEDDQRSTSCEDDVDLELRLGHRHD; translated from the coding sequence ATGGAACCTAATAAACAAGGTTCGGATACAACGACATCAAGTGAAGAAAACGACAACAGCGGAGTGGTCAGCCGATCAGTGGATGAATCCGGCAGCGGCGGCGGTGGCGGCAAGCGGAGCTACGAGTGCACGTATTGCAAGCGTGGTTTCACGAACGCTCAAGCCCTAGGTGGACATATGAATATCCATCGTAAAGACCGAGCCAAAGCCAAGCAGCAAAACCCTACTTTTACAACTACTTGTTCTAATAATTACCAAGCTGAAATGGGGTTGGCGGGTAATTCTCCCTTTACGACGACGTTTTCAGCCAACAGATCAGCTGCGGCTTGGACGAGTAGTAGTACTCATCCGCAGCAGCCACCTTCTCATCATCATGGTATGTATTATCAGCCAAGTCATGATATATATGGTGGTCCTGTTAATTATGGTCATTATAACATTAATCATGAGTTTGGTTTGAGGGGTATTAATGGTCATGATCCCTCTAATTTGGGTTTGAATCATGAAGATGATCTTGGAAATTTGAGCCTAAGGATGAATTCTGGTTCATCCTATTTGGAAGATGATCAGAGGAGTACTAGCTGTGAAGATGATGTTGATTTGGAACTTCGACTTGGCCATCGCCACGATTAG